The Struthio camelus isolate bStrCam1 unplaced genomic scaffold, bStrCam1.hap1 HAP1_SCAFFOLD_48, whole genome shotgun sequence genome contains a region encoding:
- the LOC138065188 gene encoding olfactory receptor 5L1-like, whose protein sequence is MKDKQQCIEEGGWDNCSSPMEFLLLGMGNVPSLQAPLFLLSLIIYSATMVANMLIVVLVVADRHLHTPMYFFLGNLSSLETCYSSTILPRLLASFLTGDSTISAHGCMAQFYFFASFAVSECYLLAMMSYDRYLAICQPLLYASLMTWKVSLQLAAASWLVGLLISTVVTSFLSHLRFCGPSVIDHFFCDFTPLLELACSDTRLVTLLVSIIAVLDTVFPFVFTLASYVCIIAAILRILSSVGRQKAFSTCSSHLTVVTVFYGTLIIVYLMPRTPQLRQLNKVFSFFYTVLTPLVNPLIYSLRNREVRAALRKGLSRQAGFLGGV, encoded by the coding sequence ATGAAGGACAAACAACAGTGTATAGAAGAAGGAGGATGGGACAATTGCTCATCGCCAATGgagtttctcctgctgggaatggGGAATGTCCCCTCACTCCAGGCACCACTCTTCCTCCTCTCGCTCATCATCTACTCAGCAACGATGGTCGCAAACATGCTCattgttgtgctggtggtggcagaccggcacctgcacacccccatgtacttcttcctgggcaatctgtcctccttggagacctgctacagctccaccatcctgccccggctgctggccagcttcctgactggagacAGCACCATCTCTGCTCATGGCTGTATGGCTCAGTtctatttctttgcttcctttgcagTTAGTGAGTGTTACCTGCTGGCCATGATGTCCTACGATCGGTACTTGGCCATATGCCAGCCCCTGCTCTATGCAAGCCTCATGACCTGGAaggtctctctgcagctggcagcagcctcttggctagTGGGACTCCTTATCTCTACCGtagtcacttctttcttatcCCACTTAAGGTTTTGTGGCCCCAGTGTTATTGACCActtcttctgtgatttcacaCCATTGCTGGAGCTCGCCTGCAGTGACACCAGGCTGGTCACACTACTGGTTTCCATCATAGCTGTCCTGGATACAGTCTTCCCCTTCGTGTTCACACTGGCCTCCTACGTGTGCATCATAGCTGCCATCCTGAGGATCCTGTCCAGTGTGGGCAGGCAgaaggccttctccacctgctcctCTCACCTCACTGTTGTCACTGTTTTCTATGGCACCCTCATCATTGTCTACCTGATGCCCAGAACcccccagctgaggcagctcaacaaagtgttctcctttttctacacCGTCCTCACACCCCTGgtcaaccccctcatctacagcctgcgcaacagggaggtcagggcggccctgaggaaagggctcagcaga
- the LOC138065189 gene encoding olfactory receptor 10A4-like, translating into MRDLWRSVEKGEWENCTLPKEFLLLGMGNVVSSLQAPLFLLSLIIYSGTMVANILIVVLVVADRHLHTPMYFFLGNLSSLETCYSSTILPRLLASFLTGDSTISAHGCMTQFYFFVALAVSECYLLAMMSYDRYLAICQPLLYASLMTWKVSLQLAAASWLVGLLISTVVTSFLSHLRFCGPNVIDHFFCDFTPLLELACSDTRLVTLLVSIIAVLDTVFPFLFTLASYMCIIAAILRIPSSVGRQKAFSTCSSHLIVVSVFYGTLIIVYLMPRTLQLRQLNKVFSFFYTVLTPLVNPLIYSLRNREVRAALRKGLRRALANSKSSEYCCARVVKPPRVHT; encoded by the coding sequence ATGAGGGACCTGTGGCGCTCTGTGGAGAAAGGGGAATGGGAGAATTGCACATTGCCAAAGgagtttctcctgctgggaatggGGAATGTTGTCTCCTCGCTCCAGGCACCACTCTTCCTCCTCTCGCTCATCATCTACTCAGGAACGATGGTCGCAAACATCCTCattgttgtgctggtggtggcagaccggcacctgcacacccccatgtacttcttcctgggcaatctgtcctccttggagacctgctacagctccaccatcctgccccggctgctggccagcttcctgactggagacAGCACCATCTCTGCTCATGGCTGCATGACTCAGTTCTATTTCTTTGTTGCGTTGGCAGTTAGTGAGTGTTACCTGCTGGCCATGATGTCCTACGATCGGTACTTGGCCATATGCCAGCCCCTGCTCTATGCAAGCCTCATGACCTGGAAGGTCtctctacagctggcagcagcctcttggctagTGGGACTCCTTATCTCTACCGtagtcacttctttcttatcCCACTTAAGGTTTTGTGGCCCCAATGTTATTGACCActtcttctgtgatttcacaCCATTGCTGGAGCTCGCCTGCAGTGACACCAGGCTGGTCACACTACTGGTTTCCATCATAGCTGTCCTGGATACAGTCTTCCCCTTCCTGTTCACACTGGCCTCCTACATGTGCATCATAGCTGCCATCCTGAGGATCCCGTCCAGTGTGGGCAGGCAgaaggccttctccacctgctcctCTCACCTCATCGTTGTCTCTGTTTTCTACGGCACCCTCATCATTGTCTACCTGATGCCCAGAACCCTCCAGCTGAGGCAGCTCAacaaagtgttctcctttttctacacCGTCCTCACACCCCTGgtcaaccccctcatctacagcctgcgcaacagggaggtcagggcggccctgaggaaagggctcCGCAGAGCTTTGGCCAACTCCAAGAGCTCCGAGTATTGCTGTGCCAGGGTGGTAAAACCCCCTCGGGTGCATACGTGA